The Sulfitobacter guttiformis genome contains a region encoding:
- a CDS encoding GcvT family protein has translation MKTTTRVAVIGGGVVGASVLYHLTKLGWSDVVLLERSELTSGSTWHAAGGFHTLNGDTNMAALQGYTINLYKELEEITGMSCGLHHVGGVTLADNQDRFDMLVAERAKHRFMGLETEIVGPEEIAKIAPVTNLDGIIGGLYDPLDGHLDPSGTTHAYARAAKMGGATIETHTMVTETNQRPDGTWDVITDKGTIHAEHVVNAGGLWAREVAAMAGVYLPLHPMEHQYIVTEEVPLIREMMQDGREHPHVMDPSGESYLRQEGMGLCIGFYEQTCRPWAVGGTLWSFGQDLLADDFDKIEDSINFAYRRFPDLERAGVKNVIHGPFTFAPDGNPLVGPVPGLRNYWSACGVMAGFSQGGGVGLTLAQWMIEGEPERDVFAMDVARFGKWISPGYTLPKVIENYQKRFSVSYPNEELPAARPHQTTPMYDIFTKMGAVWGQQFGLEVPNYFAQGDEPTYETPSFRRSNAFDATGREVRAVRTGVGINEVQNFGKYLVKGPNARNWLDRIMAGRVPLQGRLSLTPMLSPKGRLIGDFTLSCLGDELFQLTASYGAQDYHGRWFAQNLDEGVTVENISDRRTGFQIAGPKARELLQACTLSDVGAIKFLDVAQMCVGMTNCLVQRVSYTGDLGYEIYCDAMAQRQLWRTLWEAGQPYGITPFGMRAMMSLRLDKFFGAWLLEFGPDYTTAETGLDRFISFKKNADFIGRAAAEAERAIGTARKLVAFEVDALDADVQGYEPIWQAGNVIGFCTSGGYSHYAQKSVAQGFVPTCQAAEGLMVEIEILGQRRPARLVTTPLFDADGARMRG, from the coding sequence GTTGGAGGAGATCACGGGCATGTCGTGCGGTTTGCACCATGTGGGCGGCGTGACCCTTGCCGATAATCAGGACCGGTTCGACATGTTGGTAGCAGAGCGGGCCAAGCACCGCTTTATGGGTCTCGAGACCGAGATCGTGGGGCCGGAGGAGATTGCAAAGATTGCGCCTGTTACCAATCTCGACGGAATAATCGGCGGGCTTTATGATCCTCTCGACGGGCATCTTGACCCTTCGGGCACCACCCATGCCTATGCACGTGCCGCAAAAATGGGCGGCGCGACGATCGAGACGCACACCATGGTGACCGAAACGAACCAGCGACCCGACGGTACATGGGACGTTATCACAGACAAAGGCACGATCCACGCCGAGCACGTGGTAAACGCAGGTGGTCTGTGGGCACGCGAAGTGGCGGCCATGGCGGGCGTCTATCTCCCCCTGCACCCGATGGAACATCAATATATCGTCACCGAGGAAGTGCCGCTGATCCGCGAGATGATGCAGGATGGTCGCGAGCACCCGCATGTGATGGACCCCTCCGGAGAAAGCTACCTGCGTCAGGAGGGTATGGGCCTGTGCATCGGTTTTTACGAGCAGACATGCAGGCCGTGGGCCGTGGGCGGGACACTGTGGAGTTTCGGGCAAGACCTGCTCGCAGATGATTTCGATAAGATCGAGGACAGCATTAATTTCGCTTACCGCCGCTTCCCCGACCTCGAGCGCGCGGGTGTGAAAAACGTAATCCACGGGCCGTTTACCTTTGCCCCAGACGGCAACCCGCTGGTCGGTCCAGTGCCGGGCTTGCGCAATTACTGGTCAGCCTGCGGTGTCATGGCAGGCTTTTCCCAAGGAGGCGGCGTGGGCCTCACCCTTGCGCAATGGATGATTGAGGGCGAGCCGGAGCGTGATGTTTTCGCTATGGATGTGGCGCGCTTCGGCAAATGGATCTCCCCCGGCTACACTCTGCCCAAGGTAATCGAGAATTATCAAAAACGCTTTTCCGTAAGCTACCCGAACGAGGAATTGCCCGCCGCGCGCCCGCACCAGACCACGCCGATGTATGACATATTCACCAAGATGGGCGCCGTCTGGGGACAGCAATTCGGGCTCGAAGTGCCCAATTATTTTGCGCAGGGCGATGAACCGACCTATGAGACGCCCTCCTTCCGCCGCTCAAACGCCTTTGACGCAACGGGGCGCGAGGTGCGCGCTGTGCGGACGGGTGTGGGCATCAACGAGGTGCAAAATTTTGGCAAATATCTGGTGAAGGGACCCAATGCGCGCAACTGGCTCGACCGGATCATGGCGGGCCGTGTGCCCTTACAGGGGCGGCTCTCGCTCACACCGATGCTGTCGCCCAAAGGGCGGCTGATCGGGGATTTTACACTGTCCTGCCTCGGGGATGAGCTGTTCCAGCTTACCGCTTCATACGGCGCGCAGGACTATCACGGCCGCTGGTTTGCGCAAAACCTTGATGAGGGCGTCACAGTCGAGAACATCTCTGACCGGCGAACAGGCTTCCAGATCGCGGGACCAAAAGCGCGCGAACTGCTGCAAGCCTGCACCCTATCGGATGTGGGCGCGATAAAATTCCTCGACGTAGCGCAGATGTGCGTGGGGATGACCAATTGTCTGGTGCAGCGCGTGAGTTATACCGGCGATTTGGGCTATGAGATTTACTGCGATGCGATGGCACAACGCCAGCTTTGGCGCACGTTGTGGGAGGCGGGGCAACCGTATGGTATTACGCCTTTCGGAATGCGGGCCATGATGTCGCTACGGCTCGATAAATTCTTTGGCGCGTGGCTGTTGGAATTCGGGCCGGATTATACAACTGCTGAGACCGGCTTGGACCGGTTCATCAGCTTCAAGAAAAATGCGGATTTCATTGGACGTGCGGCGGCAGAGGCCGAGCGCGCAATCGGCACGGCGCGCAAGCTGGTAGCCTTCGAGGTTGATGCGCTGGACGCAGATGTGCAGGGATACGAGCCCATTTGGCAGGCTGGCAATGTTATCGGTTTTTGCACGTCGGGGGGGTATTCCCACTATGCGCAGAAATCAGTCGCACAAGGATTTGTGCCAACCTGTCAAGCCGCCGAAGGGCTGATGGTGGAGATCGAAATTCTGGGTCAGAGGCGGCCTGCCCGTTTGGTCACAACGCCGTTGTTTGATGCAGACGGCGCGCGGATGCGCGGATGA
- a CDS encoding nucleotidyltransferase family protein translates to MSSVAIIVLAAGSSSRMRGRDKLMEEVEGKPLLRRTVQRALGHGAQVVVALPCAPHPRYEALAGLGVVSVPVANAAEGMNASLRAGLHAIDADVQAVMVLLADMPDITAQDIAAVLQAVDSEGETRIWRGTTASGDAGHPVVFHHSVIPQLAALQGDGGGSEVVKQYRDRTAYIPLEASRARTDLDTPEAWDAWRKAQSLS, encoded by the coding sequence ATGAGTAGTGTCGCGATTATCGTCCTCGCCGCCGGGAGTTCCTCGCGGATGCGCGGGCGTGACAAACTGATGGAAGAGGTAGAGGGGAAGCCTCTGCTGCGCCGTACGGTGCAGCGGGCGCTGGGACACGGCGCGCAGGTGGTGGTCGCCCTGCCCTGCGCGCCGCATCCGCGCTATGAGGCACTTGCGGGCTTGGGAGTCGTCTCCGTTCCGGTTGCCAATGCTGCCGAAGGGATGAATGCAAGCTTGCGCGCGGGCTTGCACGCTATCGACGCGGATGTACAAGCGGTGATGGTTCTGCTGGCAGACATGCCCGACATTACTGCACAAGATATTGCGGCTGTCCTGCAAGCGGTTGATTCAGAGGGTGAAACACGGATTTGGCGCGGAACAACCGCATCAGGCGATGCGGGTCACCCCGTGGTGTTCCATCATAGCGTTATACCACAACTTGCCGCCCTCCAGGGGGACGGCGGTGGTAGTGAAGTCGTCAAACAATATCGCGACCGGACCGCCTATATTCCACTGGAAGCGTCCCGCGCCCGCACTGATCTGGATACGCCCGAAGCGTGGGACGCATGGCGCAAGGCGCAATCGCTCAGTTAA
- a CDS encoding Hint domain-containing protein has translation MPDIFGTNLADSIPGTDEDDLIAGGEGNDTIDGRAGNDELQGEDGNDLMFGGDGSDTLVGGTGDDDMFGGAGDDVLLGGEGNNLFNGGAGADTMTGGAGRDIFYNVTAGDVIDGGEGGDADFDRINLEGSIPEGGSYTITRDPDNRENGTVNYLDADANDAGRIVFSNIEKVVPCFTPGTRIATPRGEVAVEELKLGDRVITRDNGLQNIRWIGRVALTAKDLRDKAHLSPILIAKGALGNDLPERDMMVSPNHRMLVANDKTALYFEEREVLVAAKHLTGLAGVTVVDEIDVTYIHLMFDQHEVILSDGTWSESFQPGLQSLAGVGNAQRTELFELFPELATEAGIKSYASARRSVKAHEAALLVN, from the coding sequence ATGCCTGATATTTTTGGAACTAATCTTGCGGACAGTATTCCCGGCACGGATGAAGACGATCTGATTGCCGGTGGTGAAGGTAATGACACAATTGATGGTCGTGCCGGTAATGATGAATTGCAGGGCGAAGACGGCAACGATCTCATGTTCGGCGGTGATGGTTCGGACACTCTGGTAGGCGGCACAGGCGACGACGACATGTTTGGCGGCGCGGGCGACGATGTATTGCTGGGCGGCGAGGGGAACAACCTGTTCAACGGTGGTGCAGGCGCAGACACGATGACCGGTGGCGCGGGTCGCGACATCTTTTACAATGTAACCGCAGGTGATGTGATCGACGGCGGCGAGGGCGGTGATGCTGATTTCGACCGCATCAACCTTGAGGGCTCAATTCCAGAAGGTGGCAGTTATACCATCACACGCGACCCCGATAACCGCGAAAACGGCACAGTCAACTATCTGGATGCTGACGCGAACGACGCAGGCCGTATCGTATTTTCCAATATCGAAAAGGTTGTACCCTGCTTCACCCCTGGCACCCGCATTGCCACGCCGCGCGGCGAAGTCGCAGTTGAGGAGCTTAAGCTGGGTGACCGCGTTATTACGCGCGACAACGGACTACAAAACATTCGCTGGATCGGGCGTGTCGCACTGACCGCCAAGGATCTGCGCGACAAGGCGCACCTGTCACCGATCCTGATCGCCAAAGGCGCGCTTGGCAATGATCTGCCGGAGCGGGACATGATGGTATCGCCCAACCACCGCATGTTGGTCGCCAACGACAAAACCGCCCTTTATTTCGAGGAGCGCGAAGTGCTGGTGGCTGCAAAGCACCTCACAGGTCTGGCGGGCGTAACAGTCGTAGACGAGATTGATGTCACGTATATTCACCTGATGTTTGACCAGCACGAGGTAATCTTGTCGGATGGGACATGGAGTGAGAGCTTCCAACCGGGGCTGCAATCACTGGCAGGTGTGGGGAATGCACAGCGCACCGAATTGTTTGAGCTGTTTCCAGAGTTGGCTACCGAAGCGGGCATCAAAAGCTACGCCTCTGCGCGGCGCAGTGTAAAGGCGCATGAGGCGGCGCTGCTGGTTAACTGA